ATTAATTCCATCATTTTTGTTGTCTTTACTTCTgccttatttatatattttacctttctctcatttatttttcacaaatttCCTAGGCTACATAATAGAACATCATATAGTACTACTATTTGTAGTCCATGTGAGATATGGCACTCGTTACTCACACCTCTGTACTAAAATCAATAGGTTCACTTGCCTAATTGAATTTGTATAGTTGCAAACTGAGTATCAATGGTGTGCATTTTAGGTGATTTAGCAAAGAGAATCCTCATGTAAATAGTGAGGACTAATCATAGTCACTCATCAGAGTTTATCAACGGTTGAGgattatagtaaaaaaaatatggagtcaattttataaatattgtaactTTTATAAAACAGATTATGACGTTAAAGTGTGCATTTGCACAGCTGGTGGTGTGTATTATAGTCTACTGGTGAAAATTAGAATGGGAGGAAAATTCAAACTCTATCGCTTTTTAGGTAGGAGCGAGAGTGGATTTTTGACCGGATAGATTTTCCTTTTAAACGTGattttgagaaatttgacatgCTAATTAGGCAGATTTATTTGATGCCTTTATGTTTAATCATAGCCGCCGTTGATATGTTAGTTTCAATGGCTACGATATGTCCATAGTTTTTACGTGAAAGGTAGTTCTCATGTGAGCATGATGACAacattatacatataaaataattgtcGCATATTCTTTTAACTTTTGTTCAACCTAGCTAATTGATATGGCTAAAGtagcttatttttaaatttttacaaaattatataaaatataaaatagaaggTGTTTGAAAATCTTTTGTTATATACATTACACATGCTGAGTTATATATAATCATGACAACTAAAAAGTTGTGTAGGTAAGATTATATTGTATGAACAAGTAATATagttattttcactttttattcTACTTTTTACTAACATGTTATGCTATGATTAATTCAAAAAACATGTGGAccaattctatttttttgtaAGTACATATCCCATGTGCgtctattaaaattaaaatttgacagGCAATTTACTCCTACCATACACGTATCATTTTAAATCCGAAAATAATTTAGGATTCCTCTTTATATAGTCTGCAAATTCTTCATTCCTCCACACACCACTACAATCAAGCTAAGAGAATTGAAACAACGTACAAGAGATGGAAAGAGTTTCACTGAAGCTAGCTTGCTTCATAGTGCTTTTCATGGCTGCATTTTCTTGTAACTTCTCTCTcctttatctctctctctctctcttcactcTCTCTATAGACtataatatgtatatttgtTTGTTGCATGCAGTGTTGCCATCAAGTTTGATGGCAAAAATATCTGTAGGACCAAACAATGTTCAAATGGTGATGACTGGGCAGCTCTGCAAATCTCACAGTGACTGCAGAAGCAATAGTGCTTACCCTGGCAACTTCTGTATGAACAAGATTTCTGGATCTGGAATTGGTCATTGTGTTGGATTTCAATCCACTCTgggtaattatttctttatccTAACTATACATACATCTTCCTCAGTCGTCTGTGTGATAAATGATATATTCCGGGTTGATGAATGAATTTGAAGTTTATTCGAGTTCGGTGACTTAATTTCTTTCCGCCAAATAGTTTAATGGCCTATTTCtacattttcccaaaaaaatatggggtcaattttataaattttgaaaatttttaagagatggggttcattttataattattaaaacttgaaagtttagtaatGGTAAAATCTTAACTTTGATTTCTCAAGATGGAAGTTGTAGATATGTTTACACTTTTTGTAGGGGAGTTGTTACCCTCTCCCGTGAAAGTTGGtgtccaaaaaaaaactaagaactCATCCATCCTAACCGTCAAGTTAGGAAATTAATGGCAATGATAATTGATAAATTCTTATTAGCTTTCTTTCTTAGACTAAAGTTTATTTAATTCTTCTAATTCATGTGTATTAAGCTTGAATTATAATGTGGTTTTGTATAGCTCTGCCATCAGAAACCAAGGACGAGGAACGCAAGCCAAAAGTTGGTGTTTGTGGAAGGTGTGAAACTGACGAAGATTGTCGAGAATGCGTACCAACTGCTGGTTGTGATCATGTACTTTTTCCTGATGGCGGCATGTGTGTGTGATTATTATATCCGTCACAATAATATTCCCATTTCcccaataattaaattaaatcggGTTGCACCTTTGTTTATGTAATATGTATTATATTGCATGcatgttaaatacttaaatcgtctcttaataaaatgttagatatttatatatattgctagCTATCCTAGCCAGTGAGTATTTCAGTATTCATGCGTATTTCCTAAGTTTTTTATATCAGTATATAATTGTTTGGGTGTTGTGGCATGTTTAAAATTGTGTTGAACTTGTATTCAGTTGGCAAATGctagaaattaattatattggtGAATGGTAAACAATGACAGGGAGATGGACAAACATATCATTTTCAATACATGTCCAATGATTTGTAATCACATGGACAATATAGTAAATATACTTTTATAAATATGTGCCCAACTAATTAAAATGAACCATACTTTTATAACACGTTGATTCATAGAATgaattttgaagaaataaaagTGATATTATTCCATAAAGAATGAAatagataataaataaaatacgaAGTTTATTTCATTATTGAATAGATTTCGGAAATTTTATCCACATGATCTTTAACCAAATGGACTATTCGgtaatatatacttttataaaCATGCATGTGCCCAATTAAAATATAGGTGATGAataagtctatatatatatatatatatctaaaaacataataaatgtgaatgaaggttatacccctcatttatgcccgttttttccgttaagtttttttgtacattatgctatataagttgtactacataatactttggacaaatatacccctaccgttataacttccgttatcttttccactattgttactatgcacatgcatccaccatatattttcttatcttcttcaataataataataatatatacacattaaatattagagttatatgttagttattttttaaaatataaatattcaatttataaaagtattttacattattattattattattattattattattatttactgtagtaaaatttaaataaatttaaaattttaatataaaatactaatattgggcacctattttttgcgcatcgcgcataagaaaaactagtatatatatatatatatatatatatatatatatatatatatatatatatatatacacacgaacgaaaaatgaaatttaattttagaaaattaatttcaaccaaaatttttgtatgaaaccaaaataataatgaatttaatttatagaaaaTGAACCCCACCAAACTTGGTACGAAGCCaagaatttatttatatctaatctaaaaacataataagtgtgaatgaagacTATACctttcatttatgtccgtttttttcgttaagtttttttgtacattatgctataaaagttgtactttataatatattaaacaaGCATACTCCTAccattataacttccgttatcttttccactattgttatcatgcacatgcatccactatatattttcttattttcttcaataataataatatatacacattatatattgtagttatatgttatttatttactaaaatataaatataaaatttataaaaatattttacattatgggaaaattgcatttttcatccttaagttatagggtaattgtagattTCGTCTTGAAGTTATCgtaatactcacttttcgttcctaagttatcattggcgttgcacttttcgtccctgagttattgaaattgcaaatttcgtccctaagttatcattatattgcacttttcgtccctaacttAAGTGTGCAGACTTCGGTAAATTTtcgtttaaaaaatttttagtCGAACTTTTCCGGTAaactttgttaaaaaaattggcGTTGAACCGGAAAAGTtcgattaaaaattttttaaacgaAAATTTACACAAGTTTGCATACTTaagttagggacgaaaagtgcaacataatgataacttagggaagaaatttgtaattttaataactcaaggacgaaaagtgcaacggcaatgataatttagggacaaaaaATGAGTATTACGACAACTtatggacgaattctacaattattaccctataacttaaggacgaaaaatacaattttcccttacattattattattatttacaataatttaaatatctaaaatctaaataaatttaaaattttaatataaaatattaatattgggcatatatTTTTTCTGCATTgtgcataagaaaaactagtaaaataaataaataagaagaaAGGATTTTGAAATATGAGATTTAAACCcaatgagaagaaaagagaaagtttgaGTTGTGTGTAATTAACATGACTATGatcctacaccaattattgatgttcaacaatatgaaaattgaatctttattgtgttcaattttattctaaaaattagAATGGACTTATTTAACTATGAttgttggatgttattttatcatttcatgaatgttataaattgaattttctttttactttgtttgatggattgaattgtaggttttatttcttttttatataacttcACTTTAAATATTagtttctttcaaaaaatattaataggtttagcgggttttgtgtcatatcgtgtcgagACGACTCGAAAcctgttaacaaaacgtgtttatcgtgtcaacccgttaactaatcgtgttcgtgttaagAATTTGATctgaacccgttaaccttaacgtgtcatGTTCGTCCCGTTAACTAATCAGTATTCGTGTTAAGaatttgaacccgttaaccttaacgtgtcatTATCGTGTCGATCGGTTAAGCAGCACCCACGAAAACAAAACAACTACGAATTTACTACTTCTTGACATTCATGCTTGCAAGTGTCGAACCAAGCTCATTTTGGGTTTTGATTTGCAACCCCCTATGCATGAGACAgcgcatctatgctatacaattcagcATCCCTCTAAAAGTGTCTTGTAAATATAATGGTGCAAatccacttcccaaaccaatgtgggacaactACTTTTTACAAAGCATTTCCACCTTAATTTCCAACTTAAATGGGTttactttgataatcaatttctcattcactcattatccgttttgagtgtacaatataCCAATCTCTTCGTCCCACTACGaagaactcgaatccactttgacccgacccaaatcagaagtggaccacacatatttgtactacaaaatagccactttctatgtcattttatgctaaaattaaaattccaacaaaatcaaaaatatttttacaacaTGTTGGTTCGCAAAATGgattttgaggaaatataaataatattccataaaaaaatggaatatatatggAGTAAAATACAAATGTTATTtcattgaataaattttagaaattgtatttgtgtttaattatttttaagtaaaAGAGATGGAATAAACATTCAAAAGAAAACAAGACCATTTATACTGAATGAGATATGTATGTGTGCACATAACGGCATTCTCAattattttggatttttttcctattttttgtTGATCCCAACATTCATAAAAACCTCAAAATCTCTATTGTTATGGTTGGTGttcctgttattattattaaggaaaaaaaaaaatatatatatatatatatatatatatatatatatatgtccttaTTCATATGAGGACACATAGTATTAGCGGACAAATGTtagctaaatataattatatattcctatgtataaaataatttgtaattttttctcTCTATCAATGCTATAGTTACCACGTTAAAAGAAATAAGGAAAAAGATAGAGAGGATTAATTAGGAAAATATATAGGATAAAAAAGATGGGAAAGCAATAGATTCTCCTTCCATTATAGAATTTGTAATACATTAGGTTAGCATGCTTGGTTCCTAGAATAAGTcgggaatggaataccattccCGGGAACAGATTTATTTCATCGTTTGGTTTGTCTTTTTATTTCTGGGAATAGCGCGCATTCCCGagaatgagctattccctttgtAAGGAGAATAGTTATTCCTAGAGAACCCCTTATATTAGCTATTTTTAAGTATTTGGGAATATCTTTTATACTATATTACCGAAAATACCcttttgtattattaaataattatatatatatatatatatatatatatatatatatatatatatatatatatattaaaatgtaattaattaaatatatgcatttatataaTAGATTATATTCATTGaagtatatacataaattcattaataataatatattattattattgttattattattatatacacacatatatttgtttatatccATAGGGACATATGGTAGATTAGGGTTCTTAGAATTTCATTCATTCACAACTTCTATActttcatatataatttatatttttttcatatataataataataataataataataataataataatatattttttgtataggagtatttatgtcttttaaacacattccatttctatttcttgaaccaaccaaacactgaaattacATTCCTAAAGTCCATTCGTTCAGCGAATTAAAcgatagaatacaattcctggCTTATTCCATTCCCTATGAAATActattcctttttccttaaaattcattctgtgaaccaaacatgttgtagGTCTCTTTAAATTCTACCACTAATATTGTAATATGTTAGAATATGATAATAAGATTAAGAGTAATATAATGCTACTCATTTCttgtaatataaaatacaaGTTCAAAAGAAACtttaaatatgattaaaatttcaaatatattaaCAACTTTAAGtatgattattttaaatattattgttgaatttagggtgttttagtattttattgaattgtaaattattttgagattgtttGAAATagtattcttattaattaatatctatttagtatattaatttataaataaaacttGTAGGTGGGAAAGTTAGATTCGATGTTTGTTTATCGACGTGGAGAATTCTTTGGTGAGGTAGgatctttttctatttattttcctACAAACTTTCGGCTTTCCTACAAATAGGTCTCTTATtaggcttgtaatggggctaaggctGAATGactaacaaagaaggggtatgaaaaataaacaaaagagagaatttcacacttaTTCACAATTTGGCCTAGAAGAGACATGACAACTAAGAACAAAGGAGCAAATTACAATCTAGGACAAAGCAACACTTCTAAAGTGGTGGGGGTTGAGTAAAACTTTCAAAAAGGACAAAGAACAATATCAaacttttattcttcttctccttcttttcttttcaactTTTCTCAATTCAACataattttcaacattttttgtttctcttttccaaatatatatatatttttctttttcattactTCCAAAACACAACAACCACAAACTTATTCAATGAAGCAAGACCCCCACACTTAGACAAAGTTATCAAGAAGGTTACTAAAAAGACAATCAAGCTCCAAATAAAACCTCTTCTAAGCAAAAGAACAAGTGTTCTATACTCTCAAGGGTGAAGGGAAACATTTTTGGCTAAGGTTTAGGGGTTAAATGACGAGGGTTaatcacaagaaaaaaaaaacaaacacaaagGGGGTTAAGTGCTTAacacttattaaacaaacaaaaaggcTCAACGGGGACAACTAGGGGTAAACATATGCATAAAAGGTAGGTTTAAGGTTTGAgctaaacaaaaatggcctatatCATTTCAAAACATGCAATTCTAAGACTTCACTTGGGGAGTAATgaggcaagttctagcaaaacGATCATCACCAGATCAGAATCttacataagccttcactagcaatgcataacacacaagATCAagaatttattcatttattaaatgGTTAACAAGACCATTGACAAGAGAATAGATCAATTGTGTGTTACACATTGACTCATCCATCACAAGCCTAGTTGCTTCAAGTTCCACCAAAGACAAAccacaaaccacaaaccaacaaaGGGGAGTAATCACAACTACAAGAGGCTATAAGGTGAAATcctaaaaaacaaaagaaacaaaataaagtaaactaaaagctaaaatgaaaaattatctTCCAAGATTAAAGAGCAAGACTAAGCACAAATAAAGCCCGAAaggaccccccccccccacacttaGACAAAAACATCGCCCCCGATGTTAGACAAGTTAGCAAGAACCTACAAAAATAGAAGGGGAAGCAACACCATAGGACAAAAGTATTGACAAAACTTGAGAAAATCCATCCTACTAGCAAAAGCAATTCACAAAAATTATCCAAATGCGAGGAAAAAAAGGATGGATGGTTCTACTTCCCTTAAATGACTCttggggaggggggggggggaatgaGGGGGGGCTAGAAAATTACTAGGGGAAAAAATAGCATCGAaagataataacaataaaatagaaCAATGATAAACCAaacttgggttgcctcccaagaagcgctaTTATTAACGTCGTATGCCCGACGTTACCTCAATCCTTCAAGGAGGGTTAAACAATTTCGGCCGCCAAATCTTGTGCATTGAAGAGGACCTTGATTTCTTTCTTTCGCCTTGGACTGCTAAGGCGACTTTGGAGGGTTCAAATTGCACATTTTTATCCTCATCGGGGGGTTCACCTCCTATGCTTGAAGCCATATTTCCAAATCCCATgactttcaattttttcttcttatgcTTCGTGGATTTGGAAAGTGTGTCATCTCCTTTATCATGAACATCATCGTTGCCAAACAAGTTCATCAAAGTGCAATCAACAATTGATTTTTTACTTGCATCCACCCTTAAGCACTCTCCCACACATAGATGATCCTTAGCCTTATGAAAAATGTTGAATTCAATCTTTTCATCCGCAACCTCAATCATTAAGGTACCCTTCTTCACATCAATAACTGCACCTGCTGTAGCAAGAAAGGGTCTACCAAGTATGATTGGaatattttcatcttcttcaatatCAAGCACTACAAAATCTGTGGGAATAAAGTATTTATCAATCTTCACGGGTATGTCCTCCAAAATTCCCACGGGGTGCTTCACTGAACGGTCTGCtaactaaattgtcatgttaGTGCTCTTAGGATCCCCAAGTTGTAACTTTTTGCACAAGGAGAATGGAATAAGGCTCACACTTGCACCCAAGTCACACAATGCTTCACTCACCATCGTACCCCCTATCACACATGGGATAGAAAATCTACCCGGATCTTTCAACTTTGGTGGGATCTTACTTTGAATAATTGCACTTGACTCCTCACTCATGGCCACGGTGGCTTGTTATTCAAACTTCCTTTTGTTGGATAGAACATCCTTCAAGAACTTTGCATAAGATAGAATTTGAGTCAAAGCATCAAGAAGGGGGATGGAGATATTCAATTGCttgatcaaattaaagaatttcaTTTTTCTCTCATCCATATTCACTTTCCTCAAGCGTCGTGGAAACGACAATGGAGGAATATATTTCTCAAcctctttatttttatcatcACCACCTTTTTGGGATCCACTACCCTCAAAATCTTGATTTTCTACAAGCTTATCCTCATTAGGCTCTTTGTCTTTCAACACTTCATCAAGTCTATTTTCAACTACTAATGGTGGGTCTTGAAGTTGTTTTCCACTTCTAGTAGTGATAGCATTGACTTGCTCCCTAGGATTTTTGGAGTATGCCGGTAGCTTGTCAATAGCCTTGTTACTTGATGGTGAAGCTTGATTTGCAATTTGACTCTCAAGCATCTTGTTATGCGCGGCCACTTGGTTAACTTtggcattcaaattttgaatagctTGAAACAAATCCTCCAAACTCCGCCCCTTGGGTGCCTCAACTGTAGCTCTTGGTGGGTGAGATTGATTTCTATAATACCCAAATTGGCTAGGTCCTCCTTGATGGCCTTGATAACTTGATTGACCATGATATCCTTGATTCGGTCTCCACTGTTGTTGAGTCCCTTGATAATTCCCTTTGTAACCTTGTTGACCTTGAAACCCGGGAGTTGGTCCTCTAGCAACACCTGTAGGATTAGCAGTCCTTGATGGGTTGCTCCAAGAAAAACCAGGATGAGTATTGCCTTGATGTGGGGAACTCCTTTGATATGGCCCCGAAGATCTCCCATAATCAACATGATCAACGTGTTCTACCATAGCACCATGTGTACCCTGTGAACCGGCCTCAAGAATATAACAATCAACTGAATCATGACCACCA
This portion of the Ipomoea triloba cultivar NCNSP0323 chromosome 5, ASM357664v1 genome encodes:
- the LOC116020354 gene encoding uncharacterized protein LOC116020354, which produces MRDFYPQSKASRLKNQIQQFRQLPSESLYEAWKSAYWYSERSTQKLGVGIYEIYQASALAAKLDSVVHMVQKLAQNQTQPPAVTTPPATTHAPVPIFAPPPVLPYHAYASSTCCEICGGGHDSVDCYILEAGSQGTHGAMVEHVDHVDYGRSSGPYQRSSPHQGNTHPGFSWSNPSRTANPTGVARGPTPGFQGQQGYKGNYQGTQQQWRPNQGYHGQSSYQGHQGGPSQFGYYRNQSHPPRATVEAPKGRSLEDLFQAIQNLNAKVNQVAAHNKMLESQIANQASPSSNKAIDKLPAYSKNPREQVNAITTRSGKQLQDPPLVVENRLDEVLKDKEPNEDKLVENQDFEGSGSQKGGDDKNKEVEKYIPPLSFPRRLRKVNMDERKMKFFNLIKQLNISIPLLDALTQILSYAKFLKDVLSNKRKFE
- the LOC116019232 gene encoding uncharacterized protein LOC116019232, producing MERVSLKLACFIVLFMAAFSLLPSSLMAKISVGPNNVQMVMTGQLCKSHSDCRSNSAYPGNFCMNKISGSGIGHCVGFQSTLALPSETKDEERKPKVGVCGRCETDEDCRECVPTAGCDHVLFPDGGMCV